In Hahella sp. KA22, one genomic interval encodes:
- a CDS encoding DUF2282 domain-containing protein, with protein sequence MKAKNTAAATAIAAVLALGVAGSANAAKPGFEKCAGVVKAGMNDCAAGSHGCAGQSTADNASDEWIYVPAGTCEKLSGGKVKS encoded by the coding sequence ATGAAAGCTAAAAATACTGCCGCAGCCACCGCTATCGCAGCCGTTCTCGCTCTGGGCGTTGCAGGTTCCGCAAACGCAGCCAAGCCCGGTTTCGAAAAATGCGCTGGCGTCGTAAAAGCTGGCATGAATGATTGCGCCGCAGGCAGCCATGGTTGTGCAGGCCAGTCTACAGCAGACAATGCATCTGATGAGTGGATCTACGTTCCCGCCGGTACTTGCGAAAAACTGTCAGGCGGCAAAGTTAAGTCATGA
- a CDS encoding type VI secretion system tube protein Hcp — MAIYMNYDGLKVKGNVTAEGYKDWIRLDSFQFGVGRHITMEAGHMSNREATRPSISEISVSKLMDSASSGLFKESLTGTAGVKVVVDIVRTQADKIEKYVSYEMEDVMISSYSVSAGAESAPSESVSLSFSKVTMSYTASDKKHAGKTPERVGYDLEAGKKL; from the coding sequence ATGGCTATTTACATGAACTACGACGGTCTGAAAGTTAAAGGCAACGTAACTGCTGAAGGCTACAAAGACTGGATTCGTCTGGACAGCTTCCAATTCGGCGTTGGTCGCCACATCACTATGGAAGCAGGCCATATGTCCAACCGCGAAGCTACTCGTCCTAGCATCAGCGAAATCTCCGTTTCCAAGCTGATGGACAGCGCTTCTTCCGGTCTGTTCAAAGAGTCTTTGACTGGTACTGCTGGCGTTAAAGTTGTGGTCGACATCGTTCGCACCCAAGCTGACAAAATCGAAAAATACGTTTCCTACGAAATGGAAGACGTAATGATCAGCAGCTACAGCGTTTCCGCTGGCGCAGAGTCCGCTCCTAGCGAGTCAGTATCTCTGAGCTTCTCTAAAGTGACTATGTCTTACACTGCTTCTGACAAGAAGCACGCTGGCAAGACTCCAGAGCGCGTTGGTTACGACCTGGAAGCTGGCAAAAAACTGTAA
- a CDS encoding ABC transporter substrate-binding protein: protein MTAIAKFTTDTPAPASFEDATGYNAADSMIGRVLKGMYRLEYLLADGGMSRVYVARQLSLDRLVVVKVLRSGAPNVGYIQLFYREARIASQLNHPNVMQVFDFGATEDNMLYLVAEFLQGEVLSDLMEKHGNGLPLENVVWLIEQMAAGLQAAHQLNIVHRDLKPGNIMVAKVSGNHSVAKLLDFGISKPLEEQDLQYTQMGLVVGTPGYLAPEQIDSSKDIDGRADIYALGAVLYYCITGERPFNGETHHQIMAQQRKYLPQPLSDKELADPRNKILEPVLTKAMAIAPADRYESCLDMVRDLQLRARNAVRNSNDHGLKLVNLTTYAFVFAGELAEGVERAIVLKKLKTKFSISDAGLKKMFSGRRIIVRKNLSLSQAKKFQSAFKAAGAIGHVEDMNPATLVDPAHSREERAFSQPIEVDSTTLTKSLHLTRNGTSGSTSQSHSGIATQLPQAQESKRRTAFRIPAAVKYFFAGAAIVMGLLSASLLSPKVRYQLSDLNAELNGWSAPRGVNENEIRIGMSAPISEEGQAQGSSARRGVQARFEELNANGGIHGRMLTLQAFDDANQPLKSRINMQTLLSQNGSFALIGNIGAPEVLLPAIMEQQTLVIGVQSGAAALRRNPPDRYVFNFRIGYADETFAIVRHFVDIQEVEPSRIAVLYEDTASGRDGLAGMERALAFYNVHARDIPQFTYQPYIEQVEGPARLFLKEQSELQALVIIGNHAATARTINRIRKAGWEGQVAVVSSASTDALAKDLKSLEAPHTAGLIATQATPPVHSYATGVLRHRQAMQRYFPDHKPDAQSLEGYLAASLFTEALQRAGRNFDTETMVSTLESLKDIDLGIGELISFSSIDHQASENVWALQLNKSGAFEPLTLTSRSW, encoded by the coding sequence ATGACGGCTATTGCAAAGTTCACAACAGACACTCCGGCGCCCGCCTCGTTCGAGGACGCCACAGGCTATAACGCCGCCGACTCAATGATCGGCCGCGTGCTTAAAGGCATGTACCGCCTGGAGTATCTCCTGGCCGATGGCGGCATGAGCCGGGTTTATGTCGCCCGTCAGTTGTCGCTGGACCGGCTGGTCGTCGTCAAAGTATTGCGCTCAGGCGCTCCCAATGTGGGCTATATCCAACTCTTCTATCGCGAAGCCCGCATCGCCAGTCAGCTCAACCACCCCAATGTCATGCAGGTATTCGACTTCGGCGCAACCGAAGACAATATGCTGTATCTGGTGGCTGAGTTCCTGCAAGGAGAAGTCCTGTCCGACCTGATGGAAAAGCATGGGAACGGACTGCCGCTGGAAAATGTCGTCTGGCTGATCGAACAGATGGCCGCAGGTCTGCAGGCAGCGCATCAGCTCAATATCGTCCATCGTGATCTCAAGCCCGGCAACATCATGGTGGCCAAGGTATCGGGCAATCATTCCGTCGCCAAGCTGCTCGACTTCGGCATCAGCAAACCCCTGGAAGAGCAGGATCTGCAGTACACCCAAATGGGCCTGGTGGTCGGTACGCCGGGCTATCTCGCCCCGGAACAGATCGACAGTTCGAAAGACATCGACGGACGCGCGGATATCTATGCGCTCGGCGCCGTCCTTTATTACTGCATCACGGGCGAGCGTCCTTTTAATGGCGAGACGCACCACCAAATCATGGCGCAGCAGCGCAAATACCTGCCGCAGCCCTTAAGCGATAAGGAACTGGCTGACCCGCGCAATAAAATACTGGAGCCGGTGCTCACCAAAGCCATGGCGATTGCCCCTGCTGATCGCTACGAAAGCTGCCTTGATATGGTCCGCGATCTGCAATTGCGGGCGCGCAACGCCGTACGCAACAGCAATGATCACGGCCTGAAGCTGGTCAACCTGACGACTTACGCGTTTGTCTTTGCAGGCGAACTGGCGGAAGGCGTCGAACGCGCCATCGTCCTGAAAAAACTGAAAACCAAGTTTTCTATCAGTGACGCAGGTCTGAAAAAAATGTTCAGCGGCAGGCGAATTATTGTTCGCAAGAACCTGAGCCTAAGTCAGGCGAAAAAGTTTCAATCCGCCTTTAAAGCCGCCGGCGCCATCGGCCATGTAGAGGATATGAACCCGGCGACGCTGGTTGACCCCGCTCATTCAAGAGAAGAGCGCGCCTTCAGTCAGCCTATTGAAGTAGATTCAACCACACTGACCAAGTCGCTTCATCTCACTCGTAACGGAACATCCGGCTCAACCAGCCAGTCTCATTCCGGCATTGCAACGCAATTGCCGCAGGCGCAAGAGTCGAAGAGGCGTACTGCATTCCGCATCCCTGCCGCAGTTAAATACTTTTTCGCGGGGGCCGCCATCGTCATGGGCTTGCTATCCGCCAGCCTGTTATCGCCCAAAGTACGCTACCAGCTGTCCGATCTGAACGCAGAGCTTAATGGTTGGTCCGCGCCACGGGGTGTGAACGAGAATGAGATTCGCATCGGCATGAGCGCCCCGATAAGTGAAGAGGGCCAAGCGCAAGGCAGCTCCGCCAGACGTGGAGTACAGGCCCGTTTTGAAGAACTCAACGCCAACGGCGGTATACATGGGCGTATGTTGACATTACAGGCCTTCGACGACGCGAATCAGCCACTAAAGTCCCGTATCAACATGCAAACTCTGCTATCACAGAATGGCTCATTTGCTCTTATTGGCAATATTGGCGCGCCGGAAGTCCTCCTCCCGGCGATTATGGAGCAACAGACGCTGGTGATCGGCGTACAATCCGGCGCGGCTGCGTTACGCCGCAATCCCCCTGATCGTTACGTTTTTAATTTCCGGATCGGATATGCAGATGAAACCTTCGCTATCGTGCGCCACTTTGTGGATATCCAGGAAGTTGAGCCCAGCCGGATCGCCGTGCTTTATGAAGACACCGCCTCTGGACGTGACGGACTTGCGGGTATGGAGCGGGCTCTCGCTTTCTATAATGTCCACGCTCGGGATATTCCGCAGTTCACTTACCAACCCTATATAGAACAGGTCGAAGGCCCTGCTCGTCTTTTTCTCAAAGAGCAAAGTGAACTACAGGCTCTGGTCATTATCGGCAACCATGCCGCCACAGCGAGAACAATCAACCGCATCCGCAAAGCAGGTTGGGAAGGACAGGTCGCCGTCGTATCTTCCGCCAGCACGGATGCTCTGGCGAAAGACTTAAAAAGTCTGGAAGCGCCGCACACAGCCGGACTTATCGCAACCCAGGCAACCCCTCCAGTGCATTCGTATGCAACCGGCGTCCTGCGCCATCGTCAGGCTATGCAGCGCTACTTCCCTGACCACAAACCTGACGCGCAATCCCTTGAAGGTTATCTAGCCGCCTCGCTATTTACTGAAGCCTTACAGCGGGCTGGCCGCAACTTCGATACAGAAACAATGGTATCTACGCTGGAAAGCCTGAAAGATATTGACCTCGGCATTGGAGAATTAATCTCTTTCAGTTCCATTGATCATCAGGCCAGCGAAAACGTCTGGGCTCTTCAGCTCAACAAGTCCGGCGCTTTCGAGCCGCTCACGCTGACCTCGAGAAGCTGGTGA
- the mmsB gene encoding 3-hydroxyisobutyrate dehydrogenase, whose protein sequence is MKTIGFIGLGHMGGPMAHNLLKAGFELRVFDLVKDAVSAAEKAGATACGSALEAAQGVDAVITMLPASEHSEAVYLGENGLLTQLEERPLLIDCSTIAPETSRRIAAEASKKGFAMLDAPVSGGTAGATAGTLTFIIGGSPQDLEKAQPALSAMGKNLFHAGDHGAGQAAKICNNMLLAVHMIGTAEALQLGVNLGLDPKVLSDIMLKSSGRNWSLELYNPYPGVMDNAPAGREYEGGFAVNLMNKDLGLALEAAIQSRSSTPMGGLAKSLYQAHSRQGSGLLDFSSIQKLFADKT, encoded by the coding sequence ATGAAAACTATCGGATTTATCGGCCTCGGGCACATGGGTGGCCCCATGGCTCACAACCTGCTGAAAGCCGGATTTGAGTTACGTGTTTTCGACTTAGTCAAAGATGCAGTCTCCGCCGCAGAGAAGGCGGGCGCCACCGCTTGCGGCAGCGCCCTGGAGGCCGCCCAAGGCGTCGATGCGGTAATTACTATGTTGCCGGCCAGTGAGCACTCTGAAGCTGTCTATCTAGGCGAGAACGGCCTGTTAACCCAGCTTGAGGAGCGTCCTCTGCTGATCGATTGTTCCACCATCGCGCCAGAGACATCTCGCCGCATCGCTGCGGAAGCCAGCAAAAAAGGCTTCGCCATGTTGGACGCGCCAGTTTCCGGCGGCACTGCTGGAGCCACGGCGGGAACGCTGACCTTTATTATCGGAGGCTCGCCTCAGGACCTGGAAAAAGCTCAGCCAGCTCTGTCAGCAATGGGTAAAAACCTGTTTCACGCAGGCGATCACGGGGCCGGGCAAGCTGCGAAGATCTGCAACAATATGCTGTTGGCCGTTCACATGATCGGTACTGCGGAAGCGCTTCAGCTGGGCGTCAATCTGGGACTTGATCCCAAGGTGCTTTCCGACATCATGTTGAAAAGCTCAGGCAGAAACTGGTCTTTGGAACTTTACAACCCCTATCCCGGCGTTATGGATAACGCGCCGGCCGGGCGCGAGTATGAAGGCGGCTTCGCCGTTAATCTGATGAACAAGGATCTCGGCCTGGCGTTAGAAGCCGCGATTCAAAGCCGTTCCAGCACGCCGATGGGCGGCCTGGCCAAGTCGCTGTATCAAGCGCACAGCAGACAAGGGTCCGGACTGCTGGACTTCTCCAGCATCCAAAAATTATTCGCAGACAAAACGTGA